From the genome of Streptomyces sp. NBC_01341, one region includes:
- a CDS encoding dipeptidase yields the protein MSIPGTLERARLLLADHPVVDGHNDLPWALREQVGYDLDARDIASDQTGTLHTDIPRLRAGGVGAQFWSVYVAPSLAGDDAVSATLEQIDVVAEMLARYPADLRRALTADDMEKARAEGRIASLMGAEGGHSINNSLGTLRALHTLGVRYMTLTHNDNTDWADSATDSPRVGGLSEFGREVVREMNRIGMLVDLSHVAATTMRDALATSVAPVIFSHSSARAVCDHPRNIPDDVLRMLAANGGVAMATFVPKFVLPAAVEWTLAADRNMREHGLHHLDTTPAAMRIHADFEAVNPRPMATVATIADHLDHMREIAGIDHVGIGGDYDGTAFLPLELEDVSGYPHLIAELLTRGWSDTDVAKLTWQNAVRVLRDAETVAGELGARVGPSHATIDALDGQRHSY from the coding sequence ATGAGCATCCCCGGCACCCTCGAACGCGCCCGACTGCTGCTCGCCGACCACCCCGTGGTCGACGGTCACAACGACCTGCCGTGGGCCCTGCGTGAGCAGGTCGGCTACGACCTGGACGCCCGCGACATCGCCTCCGACCAGACCGGCACCCTGCACACCGACATCCCGCGGCTGCGGGCCGGCGGCGTCGGCGCCCAGTTCTGGTCCGTCTACGTCGCGCCGAGCCTGGCCGGTGACGACGCGGTCAGTGCCACGCTGGAGCAGATCGACGTCGTCGCGGAGATGCTCGCGCGCTACCCGGCCGACCTGCGGCGGGCCCTGACGGCCGACGACATGGAGAAGGCCCGTGCCGAGGGCCGCATCGCCTCCCTGATGGGTGCCGAGGGCGGCCACTCCATCAACAACTCGCTGGGCACCCTGCGCGCCCTGCACACGCTCGGCGTCCGCTACATGACGCTCACGCACAACGACAACACCGACTGGGCGGACTCGGCGACGGACTCCCCGCGCGTCGGCGGCCTGTCGGAGTTCGGCCGCGAGGTCGTGCGCGAGATGAACCGCATCGGCATGCTGGTCGACCTCTCTCACGTGGCGGCCACCACGATGCGGGACGCGCTCGCCACCTCCGTGGCGCCGGTGATCTTCTCGCACTCCTCCGCCCGCGCGGTCTGCGACCACCCGAGGAACATCCCCGACGACGTCCTGCGGATGCTCGCGGCCAACGGTGGTGTGGCCATGGCGACCTTCGTGCCGAAGTTCGTCCTGCCGGCGGCCGTGGAGTGGACCCTCGCCGCCGACCGCAACATGCGGGAGCACGGCCTGCACCACCTGGACACCACTCCGGCCGCCATGCGGATCCACGCGGACTTCGAAGCGGTCAACCCGCGTCCCATGGCCACCGTCGCCACGATCGCCGACCACCTCGACCACATGCGCGAGATCGCCGGTATCGATCACGTCGGCATCGGTGGTGACTACGACGGAACGGCCTTCCTGCCGCTGGAGCTGGAGGACGTGTCGGGCTACCCGCACCTGATCGCGGAGCTGCTCACGCGCGGCTGGTCGGACACGGACGTGGCCAAGCTGACCTGGCAGAACGCGGTCCGGGTGCTGCGCGACGCGGAAACGGTCGCGGGCGAACTCGGCGCGCGGGTCGGCCCGTCCCACGCGACGATCGACGCGCTCGACGGGCAGAGGCACTCGTACTGA